The Alphaproteobacteria bacterium genome window below encodes:
- a CDS encoding trypsin-like serine protease — MERISSLLFRNFLLTMTIIPKIILLIVFFLTPCHTMLSDGLHQAQDYIDFVETEEAFKASCFIYDHHRHILQTGVLITPDIVMTAAHGFEGKIHLNNIIVGFGNVISRESEQNYQVKALRTHPRYYQTEFPLQAKYDLMFLKLKKPVQGINPVPLFNEKIFNDVPPLYVATFGSADIPRGTPVQRRAFSLPESDIFSIMGKDPEALYDRKTVMMGAIYFEPNDHLKPFKASDSERTIRTYQANREWQKLGKPPYALALAGSSGAPLFIKVMEEGLPKMYVFGVIQSFSHLSASSFRHSSGERETHRLLHTPRQKIYGHYQSVFCIPYKLSLTFKSYEDIPRVYQLSKHVKKILNELEEGPVPSSLQPKRKIPRQKNERVHSARKN, encoded by the coding sequence ATGGAAAGAATTTCATCCCTTCTTTTTCGGAACTTTCTATTAACAATGACCATAATTCCAAAAATTATCTTGCTCATAGTGTTTTTTTTAACCCCTTGCCACACAATGCTTTCCGATGGCCTTCACCAAGCGCAAGACTATATAGATTTTGTCGAAACAGAAGAAGCATTTAAGGCAAGTTGTTTTATTTATGATCATCATCGTCATATTTTGCAGACGGGGGTTTTAATTACACCAGACATTGTCATGACAGCGGCTCATGGGTTTGAAGGAAAAATTCATTTGAACAATATTATTGTTGGTTTTGGGAATGTCATTTCTCGCGAATCAGAACAAAATTATCAGGTTAAAGCCTTAAGGACACATCCTCGGTATTATCAAACAGAATTTCCCTTGCAGGCAAAATATGATTTGATGTTTTTGAAACTAAAAAAACCTGTACAGGGCATTAATCCTGTTCCTTTATTTAATGAAAAAATATTCAATGACGTGCCTCCCTTGTATGTTGCAACTTTTGGTTCTGCAGATATACCCCGAGGGACGCCGGTCCAACGTCGCGCTTTTTCCCTTCCTGAATCTGACATTTTTTCTATTATGGGAAAAGATCCCGAAGCATTATATGACCGCAAAACAGTCATGATGGGGGCTATTTATTTTGAGCCGAATGATCATTTGAAGCCCTTTAAAGCTTCTGATTCTGAACGAACAATTCGAACCTATCAAGCCAATCGTGAGTGGCAAAAATTGGGGAAACCTCCTTATGCACTGGCCCTAGCGGGTAGTAGTGGCGCCCCTTTGTTTATCAAAGTAATGGAAGAGGGATTGCCAAAAATGTATGTTTTTGGTGTTATCCAAAGCTTCTCTCACCTTTCCGCCTCATCATTTCGGCATTCCTCAGGAGAGCGGGAAACTCATCGACTTCTTCATACGCCGCGTCAGAAAATTTATGGGCATTATCAGTCGGTTTTTTGTATTCCGTATAAACTGTCGCTCACTTTTAAATCCTATGAAGATATTCCACGGGTGTACCAACTTTCAAAGCATGTTAAAAAAATCTTGAATGAGTTAGAAGAGGGCCCAGTGCCGTCTTCACTTCAACCAAAAAGGAAAATTCCTCGACAGAAGAATGAGCGGGTTCATTCGGCTCGAAAAAATTAA
- a CDS encoding EAL domain-containing protein: MKDYFNIEKVVAVFTSLGQIPSVIRRLVPPLICGLVGIMLTITLGKIPHSFSSLILLGFVVFFIYAHIVWFQKVIQNLRHDLKFSADPIKRHSLPPYVSIEEEHHHDAVIEATFFQLLRDQLNTTHPPHIQAQSLQDNKIHLIQTGGLIPLLRDNQLEILTQPIVNLPQKRLTFFYCVPCLTIENGMIINLNTFSSGANNLASQQAIERMILFQNLQFVRRHYISHPNHAFICSLSPLLYQDSSCFQEFCEFLHKSHFPYQAVIFEIPLDISISQLNNFTKLKKYGARFIGKWKNKDLPENLGDLPFPAVDFIMLSYTGILAWLKKQPRRQSLGALQQILESAPQTIISHVENEQDLYHYMPLPFDYAAGGAFGGAKPFYHIQI, encoded by the coding sequence ATGAAGGACTATTTTAACATAGAAAAAGTTGTGGCGGTGTTCACTTCGCTGGGTCAAATTCCTTCAGTGATTCGCCGCTTGGTGCCTCCCCTCATTTGTGGGTTGGTCGGCATAATGTTAACTATTACCCTTGGAAAAATCCCTCATAGTTTTTCGTCGCTGATTCTTCTCGGATTTGTTGTGTTTTTTATTTATGCTCATATCGTGTGGTTTCAAAAAGTCATTCAAAATTTGCGACATGATCTTAAATTTTCAGCTGATCCTATCAAGCGCCACTCTTTGCCCCCCTACGTTTCCATTGAGGAAGAACATCATCATGATGCGGTCATTGAAGCCACATTTTTTCAGCTGTTACGAGATCAATTGAATACGACTCATCCCCCTCATATTCAGGCGCAAAGCTTACAAGATAATAAGATTCACCTGATTCAAACGGGAGGACTTATTCCCTTATTAAGGGATAATCAACTTGAAATTTTGACTCAACCCATTGTGAATTTGCCACAAAAGAGATTAACTTTTTTTTATTGTGTCCCTTGCTTAACTATTGAGAATGGGATGATTATTAATTTAAATACCTTTTCTAGCGGGGCGAATAATTTAGCATCGCAACAAGCTATTGAGCGGATGATTTTATTTCAAAATCTACAGTTTGTAAGGCGTCATTATATCTCACATCCTAACCATGCTTTTATCTGTTCACTTTCACCACTCTTATATCAGGATTCGAGTTGCTTTCAGGAATTTTGTGAATTTCTTCATAAAAGTCATTTTCCTTACCAGGCGGTAATTTTTGAAATTCCCTTAGATATATCTATCAGTCAATTGAATAATTTTACTAAGCTTAAAAAATATGGAGCACGCTTTATTGGTAAATGGAAAAATAAGGATTTACCTGAAAATTTAGGCGATCTTCCCTTTCCAGCTGTGGATTTTATTATGCTGTCCTATACGGGAATATTGGCTTGGTTGAAGAAGCAACCCCGGCGTCAAAGTTTGGGTGCCCTTCAGCAGATTCTTGAAAGTGCCCCGCAAACAATCATTTCACATGTAGAAAATGAGCAAGATCTTTACCATTACATGCCGTTACCTTTTGATTATGCAGCTGGGGGCGCCTTTGGGGGTGCTAAGCCATTTTATCATATTCAAATATAG
- a CDS encoding oligopeptide transporter, OPT family — protein MNSSPQEFTPYIPESTILPETTLKAIFLGIMLAIVLSGSTAYLGLKMGQTISASIPAAVISMAILRLFKNSTILENNIVQTIASAGYVVSSGIIFTVPALVVMGYWQDFGYWQITTIAIVGGTLGVLFSVPLRRALIIDEKLKFPEGIAAAEVLKAGDQINAGNKTGVGILAGGAICASAYKFCQTGLHIFAESLQGWFSIGGTVFGASTGLTFSMMGAGYIVGMKVAINLLVGAGIVWLIGVPLYTTFGQPQDFGLSADASAFDWAMAVRTTKIRYIGVGTMIFGGLFALFSLARPIRTAISSSFAAIRKSRSGVPRQIIRTEYDIPMTTVLISIAALSVLIFFIFNNVLGTADLPITSTLYWTTVTFLTLLSLLIGFICASIGGYMAGIVGSSANPISGITIGAILAVSGTLLVLLGSQMSFGGETKESLSLAATVILIGGVVATAAALSCDNLQDLKAGHILGATPWKQQLVLMIGVAAGASVIAPILQLLYDAYGMGGRFPRLGMDPLHALSAPQATLMASVAKGVFAHDLDWPLVILGVGIGLGIVLIDRGVLKPLKSTYRLSVMAVALGIYLPLEVIMPLVIGGFVNFLAKLRLNSLKGYHGKNFKNVEAHTERQGLLFASGLIAGDALIGICLAIPFAAYQSTSILAIVGPSFHGIATYLGTLTFVGMCYYLYRLGYQGKVATPNR, from the coding sequence ATGAATTCCAGCCCACAAGAATTTACCCCCTACATTCCTGAATCAACAATTCTTCCGGAAACAACACTAAAAGCTATTTTCTTAGGGATCATGTTAGCCATTGTCTTATCGGGTTCCACAGCCTATTTAGGATTAAAGATGGGGCAAACCATATCTGCTTCCATACCGGCAGCTGTCATTTCAATGGCCATCTTACGTTTGTTTAAGAATTCGACCATTCTAGAAAACAACATCGTGCAAACGATTGCTTCTGCGGGTTACGTGGTTTCCAGTGGCATTATTTTCACTGTTCCTGCCCTTGTTGTAATGGGCTATTGGCAAGATTTTGGGTATTGGCAAATTACAACCATTGCTATTGTTGGGGGAACGTTGGGGGTTCTTTTTTCTGTCCCCTTACGCCGCGCACTTATCATCGATGAGAAATTAAAATTTCCCGAAGGTATTGCTGCGGCAGAAGTTTTAAAAGCCGGTGATCAGATTAACGCTGGCAATAAAACAGGTGTTGGTATCTTGGCGGGAGGTGCCATCTGCGCAAGTGCGTACAAGTTTTGCCAAACTGGATTGCACATCTTTGCAGAAAGCCTACAAGGATGGTTCTCTATCGGAGGCACCGTGTTTGGAGCTAGTACTGGCCTCACGTTTTCTATGATGGGTGCAGGGTATATAGTTGGCATGAAAGTTGCCATAAATCTGTTAGTTGGAGCCGGTATTGTTTGGCTTATTGGCGTTCCATTATACACAACATTTGGCCAGCCTCAGGATTTTGGATTGAGTGCAGATGCCAGTGCTTTTGATTGGGCAATGGCGGTTCGAACGACAAAAATTCGTTATATTGGTGTGGGCACCATGATTTTTGGCGGATTATTTGCTTTGTTTTCATTGGCACGTCCCATTCGCACAGCCATTTCTTCTTCTTTTGCAGCCATTCGAAAATCTCGCTCTGGGGTGCCTCGTCAAATTATACGTACTGAATATGACATTCCAATGACCACGGTTTTGATATCCATTGCCGCTTTATCTGTTCTTATTTTCTTTATTTTTAACAATGTTTTGGGAACGGCTGACCTTCCCATTACCTCTACATTATATTGGACGACTGTTACCTTTCTCACTTTGTTATCTCTCCTCATTGGATTTATCTGTGCCTCTATAGGGGGCTATATGGCAGGTATTGTTGGATCTTCAGCGAATCCTATTTCTGGCATTACTATTGGAGCCATTCTTGCTGTTTCTGGCACTCTGCTTGTTCTTTTAGGGAGTCAGATGAGTTTTGGGGGTGAAACAAAAGAGTCATTAAGTTTAGCTGCAACAGTCATTCTTATTGGGGGCGTCGTCGCAACGGCAGCTGCTTTGAGTTGTGATAACCTACAAGATTTGAAAGCCGGCCATATTCTTGGGGCTACACCCTGGAAACAGCAGTTGGTATTAATGATCGGTGTTGCTGCCGGCGCATCTGTTATCGCTCCTATTTTGCAACTTTTATATGATGCCTATGGAATGGGAGGACGTTTCCCTCGCCTTGGAATGGACCCGTTGCATGCTCTTTCTGCCCCACAAGCAACATTAATGGCATCTGTAGCTAAAGGAGTCTTCGCTCATGACCTAGATTGGCCTTTGGTTATTTTAGGGGTCGGAATCGGTTTGGGTATTGTATTAATTGATCGAGGTGTTTTAAAACCGTTGAAATCCACGTACCGTTTATCCGTAATGGCTGTGGCTCTGGGCATTTATCTGCCTCTAGAAGTTATTATGCCTTTAGTTATTGGGGGATTTGTTAATTTCTTAGCCAAATTGCGCTTAAATTCTCTTAAAGGCTACCATGGAAAAAACTTTAAAAATGTTGAAGCCCATACTGAGCGTCAGGGACTATTATTTGCCTCAGGACTTATTGCGGGAGATGCGCTAATTGGCATTTGTTTGGCCATTCCTTTTGCCGCTTATCAAAGCACAAGCATTCTGGCTATTGTTGGGCCATCTTTTCACGGCATAGCAACATATCTTGGAACTTTGACCTTCGTGGGGATGTGTTATTATCTTTATCGACTTGGATACCAAGGAAAAGTTGCAACGCCGAATCGTTAG
- a CDS encoding RluA family pseudouridine synthase: MKKPFILTLPVEDSEGMRLDRWLRKHYPTLSQGIIEKLLRLGKIRLDGKKVTSGTRLSIGQLVEVPDTIDADAHKPLTPRLKPISVLTQEDEHYIESMILWEDEEVLVLNKPAGLATQGGSKTVRHLDGLLSAYGAKKGVRYRLVHRLDRDTSGVFLVAKTSDSATFLGEAFRKGAVKKIYWAIVVGQPKPGQGTINAPLLKGGDGNQEKVAVNKAGKPAITNYRTIKGLQKRSVTEFAWLELSPETGRTHQLRVHLTYIGCPILGDGKYGGQLATAASREMHLHSRAITFPDRLTGTPLTFMAPPPSHFETTLRAYKVDWEQMA; encoded by the coding sequence ATGAAAAAACCTTTTATATTAACATTACCCGTAGAAGATAGTGAAGGGATGCGTCTCGATCGTTGGTTGCGTAAACATTACCCAACTTTAAGCCAAGGTATTATCGAGAAGCTGCTTCGTTTGGGGAAAATTCGTCTTGATGGAAAAAAGGTGACTTCAGGGACACGCCTTTCTATTGGTCAGTTGGTTGAAGTTCCAGATACCATTGATGCTGACGCGCATAAACCCTTAACGCCCCGGTTGAAACCAATCTCCGTTTTGACCCAAGAAGATGAGCACTATATTGAGTCAATGATTCTTTGGGAAGACGAAGAGGTTCTTGTGCTTAATAAACCTGCAGGTCTGGCTACGCAAGGTGGTAGTAAAACGGTGCGTCATTTGGATGGATTATTATCCGCCTATGGAGCAAAGAAGGGTGTGCGTTATCGCCTTGTTCACCGGTTAGATCGGGATACAAGTGGTGTATTTTTAGTTGCGAAGACCAGTGATTCTGCTACATTTTTAGGTGAGGCTTTTCGTAAAGGAGCGGTTAAAAAAATTTATTGGGCCATCGTTGTTGGCCAACCCAAGCCAGGGCAGGGAACCATTAATGCTCCCCTATTGAAGGGGGGGGATGGAAATCAAGAAAAAGTGGCAGTTAACAAAGCAGGAAAACCCGCTATCACAAATTATCGTACGATCAAAGGGTTGCAAAAGCGGAGTGTTACAGAATTTGCCTGGTTGGAATTATCCCCTGAAACAGGCCGTACTCATCAGTTGCGTGTTCACCTTACCTATATTGGCTGCCCAATTTTAGGGGATGGGAAGTATGGTGGCCAATTGGCAACGGCAGCAAGTCGGGAGATGCATCTTCATTCCCGCGCGATAACGTTTCCAGACCGATTAACAGGCACACCCTTGACATTTATGGCTCCTCCGCCATCCCATTTTGAAACAACTTTAAGAGCCTATAAGGTTGATTGGGAGCAGATGGCTTAG
- a CDS encoding 50S ribosomal protein L9, translating into MQVILLERVEKLGQMGQVVSVKAGYARNFLLPKKKALRATKQNLGFFENKRVEFEANNLKRKSEAENVGTKMDGVMITLIRQASEVGHLYGSVRSGDIVQGLSEAGFQTARSQVQIDVPIKYLGMHQVRILLHPEVSINVNVNVAQSEEEAAVQAAAKDKKEPETFGDVEKAFGGKAKVDAPNKKAATAKKAKAETPDNTEDSVLAE; encoded by the coding sequence ATGCAGGTCATCTTGCTGGAAAGAGTTGAGAAATTAGGTCAAATGGGCCAAGTCGTTAGTGTAAAAGCTGGATATGCACGCAATTTTTTATTGCCAAAGAAAAAAGCTTTGCGAGCCACAAAACAGAATTTAGGTTTTTTTGAAAATAAGCGTGTTGAGTTCGAAGCTAATAACTTAAAGCGTAAATCAGAAGCTGAAAATGTTGGCACAAAAATGGATGGCGTCATGATTACCTTGATCCGCCAAGCGAGTGAAGTTGGCCATTTGTATGGTTCCGTTCGATCTGGCGACATTGTGCAAGGCCTTAGTGAAGCTGGGTTTCAAACAGCACGGTCTCAAGTGCAAATTGATGTTCCTATTAAATACTTAGGTATGCATCAAGTGCGCATTCTTCTTCATCCGGAAGTGTCCATCAATGTGAACGTTAACGTGGCCCAATCTGAAGAAGAAGCAGCAGTTCAAGCGGCTGCAAAAGATAAAAAAGAGCCAGAGACATTCGGTGATGTTGAAAAGGCTTTTGGTGGAAAAGCAAAAGTTGATGCACCAAATAAGAAAGCGGCAACTGCAAAAAAAGCAAAAGCAGAAACCCCTGATAATACAGAAGACTCAGTCTTGGCTGAGTAA
- the rpsR gene encoding 30S ribosomal protein S18 yields MSANHESSGEDMGGPVRRQFFRRRKTCPFSGDNAIPIDYKDVRLLGRFVSERGKIIPSRISAVSMKKQRELTVAIKRARFLALMPFVSD; encoded by the coding sequence ATGAGCGCGAATCATGAATCCAGTGGCGAAGATATGGGCGGTCCAGTTCGTCGACAGTTTTTCAGACGTCGTAAAACGTGCCCTTTTTCCGGTGATAATGCAATTCCCATAGATTATAAAGATGTGCGTCTATTGGGTAGATTCGTTTCAGAACGGGGAAAGATAATTCCCAGCCGCATCAGTGCGGTCTCTATGAAGAAACAGCGCGAATTGACAGTGGCTATAAAGCGAGCTCGTTTTCTTGCATTAATGCCTTTTGTTTCTGATTAA
- a CDS encoding 30S ribosomal protein S6, whose translation MNCYETVFIARQDLTNAQVETMANTFTQIIKSHKGEVSKTEFCGLRNLAYKIKKNKKGHYVLLNISCEPAGITEMERQMKLSEDLLRHLTVRVENLDPNPSKLMQRVYSDERYRGFDDDQDDILAGLPEIEERPLADKPSRPRHQATTEDEGETI comes from the coding sequence ATGAATTGTTACGAAACTGTCTTTATTGCGCGTCAAGATTTAACGAACGCGCAAGTCGAAACCATGGCCAATACATTTACTCAAATTATTAAGTCCCATAAGGGAGAAGTCAGCAAAACCGAGTTTTGTGGTTTGAGAAACTTGGCTTATAAAATCAAGAAAAATAAAAAAGGTCATTATGTTTTATTAAATATTTCTTGCGAACCAGCCGGCATTACGGAAATGGAGCGCCAAATGAAGTTAAGTGAAGACCTTTTACGCCACTTAACCGTACGAGTTGAAAATCTTGATCCCAATCCATCGAAATTGATGCAACGTGTTTATAGCGATGAGCGTTATCGGGGATTTGATGATGATCAAGATGATATTTTAGCTGGATTGCCAGAGATAGAAGAGCGTCCCCTTGCTGACAAGCCTTCTCGTCCCCGGCATCAAGCAACAACTGAAGATGAAGGAGAGACTATATGA
- a CDS encoding glycosyltransferase family 9 protein yields MKLLFITASRIGDAIISSGVLNEMIERHPGIEVTVAAAPLTLPLFEGVPNLKRLIPIVKKPHHRHWIDLWQECRQEQWDIILDIRGSLVTYFLKVGKRYVWKSPKAYDHRVVQLGRLIGKTPAPSPRLWLTQAHTQKAARLVPPDTQVLALSPAANWIGKQWPPASFANLLTQFLEKYSAKVAIFAAPEEKESIQVVIDAIPKKQRLDFVGQLSLLEIAACIQNCRVFIGNDSGLMHMSAAIGTPTLGLFGPTDNNMYGPYCPPETPINQVVRTPESREALMKIPGFTFDAPRSYMNNLKPKTVFQVLEEMWGKTYERCREN; encoded by the coding sequence TTGAAACTCTTATTTATTACGGCCAGCCGGATTGGTGATGCAATCATATCTTCAGGGGTTCTCAATGAGATGATTGAAAGACACCCTGGCATTGAAGTTACTGTTGCAGCCGCTCCTCTAACTTTGCCTCTATTTGAGGGTGTTCCTAACCTCAAACGTCTCATCCCAATTGTGAAAAAACCACACCATCGGCATTGGATTGATCTATGGCAAGAGTGTCGACAGGAGCAATGGGATATCATCCTGGATATTCGGGGCTCTTTGGTTACGTATTTTTTAAAAGTGGGGAAAAGGTATGTGTGGAAAAGTCCTAAAGCTTATGATCATCGGGTTGTCCAGCTGGGTCGTTTAATTGGCAAAACGCCGGCGCCATCCCCGCGCCTTTGGTTGACGCAAGCCCACACTCAAAAAGCTGCGCGTCTCGTTCCACCGGATACGCAAGTTTTAGCCTTGTCTCCGGCTGCAAATTGGATTGGCAAGCAATGGCCACCGGCTTCTTTTGCAAATCTTCTGACTCAATTCCTAGAAAAATATTCCGCAAAAGTAGCTATTTTTGCTGCACCTGAGGAAAAAGAATCCATTCAAGTTGTCATAGATGCTATTCCTAAAAAGCAGCGCTTAGATTTTGTGGGTCAATTAAGTCTTCTTGAAATTGCAGCTTGTATTCAAAATTGTCGGGTTTTTATTGGGAATGATTCGGGTCTCATGCATATGTCTGCGGCCATCGGTACGCCGACGTTAGGGTTATTTGGTCCCACCGACAACAATATGTATGGTCCCTATTGCCCTCCAGAAACCCCGATTAATCAGGTTGTTCGTACACCCGAATCTCGCGAGGCGCTCATGAAAATTCCTGGCTTTACTTTTGATGCGCCGCGTAGCTATATGAATAACTTGAAACCAAAGACGGTTTTCCAAGTTCTTGAGGAGATGTGGGGTAAAACGTATGAAAGGTGTCGTGAAAATTAA
- a CDS encoding LD-carboxypeptidase, translating into MKQLYLIAPSWPIPIEKVNLTKLYLESLGRKVILPADLFGEDLLCANTDAGRFSHLKEALTSDADEIMAIIGGYGLTRLMPALLSLPKPGKAKVMYGFSDITALHIFLNQFWNWPTVHGPCGVGLINEKADKVSIARTVRIMNEGLSAYELPELIPLNLVATSITDVLGEVVGGNLCLVQTSLGTPWQLNTRDKILFLEDVSERGYRIDRMLNHLEQAGLFQGIKAVLFGEFTKGNEPNGLNLVGDVLQAFAKAMSFPIFQLSGCGHGLQNYPIPFNFTINLKVRRQENNSIYTLGSS; encoded by the coding sequence ATGAAGCAACTTTATTTAATTGCCCCTTCATGGCCAATTCCTATAGAAAAAGTCAATTTAACAAAATTATATCTTGAATCTTTAGGTCGTAAAGTGATCCTTCCGGCGGATTTGTTCGGAGAAGATCTTCTGTGTGCCAATACAGATGCTGGGCGATTTTCACACTTAAAAGAAGCCCTCACGTCGGATGCAGATGAAATCATGGCTATTATTGGTGGCTATGGTCTTACCCGCTTAATGCCAGCATTGCTTTCCTTACCTAAACCAGGCAAAGCAAAAGTGATGTATGGATTCAGCGACATTACCGCACTCCATATATTTTTAAATCAATTCTGGAATTGGCCCACGGTTCATGGCCCTTGTGGCGTTGGGCTTATCAATGAGAAGGCTGATAAAGTTTCTATAGCGCGCACCGTTCGCATTATGAATGAGGGGCTGTCGGCTTATGAATTGCCGGAGTTAATTCCGTTAAACTTGGTGGCCACAAGCATCACAGATGTTTTAGGGGAAGTGGTTGGGGGAAACCTTTGTCTTGTTCAAACGTCACTGGGGACACCGTGGCAATTAAATACGAGAGATAAAATTCTTTTTCTAGAAGATGTTAGTGAGCGGGGATATCGTATAGACCGTATGTTGAACCACCTGGAACAAGCGGGCCTATTTCAGGGAATTAAGGCTGTTTTGTTTGGTGAATTTACAAAAGGAAACGAGCCGAACGGATTAAATCTAGTCGGAGATGTTCTCCAGGCATTTGCAAAAGCCATGTCATTCCCTATTTTTCAATTATCAGGGTGCGGTCATGGACTTCAAAATTATCCAATTCCTTTTAATTTTACAATCAATTTGAAGGTGAGAAGGCAAGAAAATAATTCTATATATACTTTAGGGTCTTCGTAA
- a CDS encoding response regulator codes for MTSSQTQSRLLIVDDDRRLRELLVKFLSENNFLVSSAANAAEARAYLASQSADLIVLDIMMPGEDGLSLTRSLAQKDETEAGIKGLIPILFLTARDQVDDRIEGLDAGGDDYLTKPFEPRELLARIRAILRRSSVPNGQIDQEMILGAYRFNTSTGILTKGQEVVFLSSTELVLLKILSQNPHKPFSREDLAQRIGHRVSERTIDVQITRLRRKIGDDPRQPRYLQTVRHIGYVLSPD; via the coding sequence ATGACAAGTTCTCAAACACAATCTCGGCTTCTTATTGTTGATGATGATCGACGGTTACGCGAACTGTTAGTTAAATTCTTGAGTGAGAACAATTTTTTGGTATCATCTGCAGCAAATGCAGCGGAAGCCAGAGCTTATTTAGCCAGTCAGTCTGCGGATCTCATTGTATTAGATATTATGATGCCTGGCGAAGATGGTTTGTCATTGACCAGAAGTTTAGCACAAAAAGATGAAACAGAGGCAGGGATCAAAGGATTGATCCCTATTTTGTTTCTTACAGCGAGAGACCAAGTGGATGATCGTATTGAAGGGCTTGATGCGGGGGGGGATGACTATTTAACAAAGCCTTTTGAGCCTCGCGAATTATTGGCGCGTATTCGAGCCATACTCAGGCGATCTTCTGTCCCTAACGGGCAGATTGATCAGGAAATGATTTTGGGTGCTTACCGATTTAACACAAGTACAGGCATACTAACGAAAGGCCAAGAAGTCGTATTTTTATCATCTACGGAATTGGTTTTGCTCAAAATTCTCTCCCAAAATCCCCATAAACCTTTTTCGCGTGAAGATCTAGCTCAACGTATTGGCCATCGGGTGAGTGAAAGAACGATTGACGTGCAAATTACTCGTCTGCGTCGTAAAATTGGTGATGACCCTCGTCAACCTCGTTATTTACAAACAGTACGGCATATAGGGTATGTTTTATCACCAGATTGA
- the lpdA gene encoding dihydrolipoyl dehydrogenase: MTKYDLIVIGGGPGGYVAAIRASQLGLSTALVEKEQLGGVCLNWGCIPTKALLRTAEIKTLISHAADYGLNVGPVTIDLKTIVNRSRKISAQLVTGIKHLMKKNKITVIEGHARLKGGGSISVTSSTGLSEISAKHIILATGASARSLPGIKPDDKLIWTARNAMTPEALPKSLLIIGSGAIGIEFASFYHALGSEVTVVELQTRILPQEDEEISSLAQKSFEKQGIKFLLGTSVEKVTKGKDSVNVTLQGKDHTFDRVILAVGIVGNTTDLGLEKTKVKIDRGQIVVDSWSKTDEPNLYAIGDVTGPPWLAHKASHEGIICVEKLAGLPNIHPLNVRNIPGCTYSLPQIASIGFTEAQAIQAGYKDLKVGRFPYKANGKALALGETEGLIKTIFDSKTGTLLGAHMIGAEVTELIQGFGIAKTLETTEAELMHSIFPHPTLSEMMQEAVLDAYNQAIHF, encoded by the coding sequence ATGACCAAATATGATCTTATTGTCATTGGCGGCGGTCCCGGTGGATACGTTGCCGCTATTCGTGCGAGTCAACTTGGGCTCTCCACAGCTTTAGTTGAAAAAGAGCAATTGGGCGGCGTCTGCCTAAATTGGGGATGTATTCCCACAAAAGCCCTCTTACGGACGGCTGAAATAAAAACTCTTATATCCCACGCCGCGGATTATGGACTGAACGTCGGTCCCGTAACAATTGATTTGAAAACAATTGTGAATCGGTCTCGAAAGATTTCCGCTCAGCTCGTTACAGGCATTAAACACCTTATGAAAAAAAATAAGATTACAGTCATAGAAGGACATGCTCGTCTCAAGGGTGGTGGGAGTATCAGTGTCACCTCGTCAACAGGGCTTTCAGAAATTTCTGCAAAACATATTATTTTAGCCACAGGCGCGAGTGCACGATCTTTGCCAGGCATTAAGCCAGATGACAAATTGATTTGGACCGCACGAAACGCCATGACACCTGAAGCTCTCCCAAAATCTTTATTGATAATTGGTTCCGGCGCTATCGGCATAGAGTTCGCCAGTTTTTATCATGCTCTCGGCTCAGAGGTAACAGTGGTTGAACTGCAAACAAGAATTCTCCCTCAAGAAGACGAAGAAATTTCGTCACTTGCTCAAAAATCATTTGAAAAACAAGGCATTAAGTTTCTTTTGGGCACATCAGTTGAGAAAGTCACCAAAGGAAAAGATTCTGTCAATGTCACGCTTCAGGGCAAAGACCATACTTTTGATCGGGTAATCCTAGCTGTAGGAATTGTTGGCAATACGACTGATCTTGGCTTAGAGAAAACGAAAGTTAAGATTGATCGCGGACAGATTGTTGTGGACTCGTGGTCCAAAACTGATGAGCCTAATCTTTATGCAATTGGTGATGTCACCGGCCCCCCATGGCTTGCTCATAAAGCCAGTCATGAAGGAATTATTTGCGTAGAAAAACTTGCAGGCCTTCCGAACATTCACCCCCTCAATGTTCGCAATATTCCGGGTTGTACTTATAGTTTACCCCAAATTGCCAGCATTGGTTTTACTGAAGCTCAGGCAATTCAGGCCGGATATAAGGATCTCAAAGTCGGTCGATTCCCTTATAAAGCTAATGGCAAAGCCTTAGCTTTGGGTGAAACGGAAGGCCTTATCAAAACTATTTTTGATAGCAAAACCGGTACCCTTTTAGGAGCGCATATGATTGGGGCAGAAGTCACAGAGTTGATTCAAGGTTTTGGTATTGCCAAGACATTAGAAACCACAGAAGCTGAATTGATGCACAGCATTTTCCCGCACCCCACCTTATCTGAAATGATGCAAGAAGCGGTATTGGATGCCTACAACCAAGCCATCCATTTTTAA